In one Mycobacteroides chelonae genomic region, the following are encoded:
- the purQ gene encoding phosphoribosylformylglycinamidine synthase subunit PurQ produces MTPRIGVITFPGTLDDVDAARAARLSGAEAVSLWHDDADLKSVDAVIVPGGFSYGDYLRAGAIARFAPVMRSVVDAAAQGLPILGICNGFQVLCEAGLLPGALTRNAGLHFVCRDVWLGVDANNTAWSSRYDKGADILVPLKSGEGRYVASDEVLDELESEGRVVFRYRENPNGSMRDIAGISSANGRVVGLMPHPEHATEPLTGPSDDGLGIFYSALDAVLSA; encoded by the coding sequence ATGACCCCACGCATCGGTGTCATCACGTTCCCCGGCACCCTCGATGACGTCGACGCAGCCCGTGCGGCACGGCTCTCCGGTGCCGAGGCGGTCTCGTTGTGGCACGACGATGCCGACCTGAAGTCCGTCGATGCGGTGATCGTGCCCGGTGGCTTTTCCTACGGCGATTACCTGCGTGCCGGGGCCATCGCGCGGTTCGCTCCCGTGATGCGTTCCGTGGTTGACGCCGCCGCACAAGGCCTGCCAATCCTGGGTATCTGCAATGGTTTCCAGGTGCTGTGCGAAGCAGGCCTGCTGCCTGGTGCATTGACACGTAACGCCGGATTGCACTTCGTATGCCGCGACGTATGGCTGGGCGTCGACGCCAACAACACGGCGTGGTCGTCTCGGTACGACAAAGGTGCCGACATCCTGGTGCCACTGAAGTCCGGTGAAGGCCGGTATGTGGCCTCCGATGAGGTACTCGACGAGTTGGAGAGCGAAGGCCGGGTGGTCTTCCGCTACCGCGAGAACCCCAACGGGTCGATGCGCGATATCGCGGGGATTTCCTCGGCCAATGGCCGCGTGGTGGGGCTCATGCCGCACCCGGAGCATGCGACCGAGCCGCTGACCGGCCCGAGCGATGACGGGCTCGGCATTTTTTACTCGGCGCTCGACGCCGTGCTCAGCGCCTGA
- a CDS encoding family 1 encapsulin nanocompartment shell protein: MNNLYRELAPITDEAWTEIETEATRTFKRHIAGRRVVDVSEPGGPSSAAVSTGHLLDVAAPADGVQAHLRESKPLVRLRVPFTISRSAIDDVERGSQDSDWDPVKVAAKKLAFAEDRAIFEGYPAASIVGIRESSSNPELKLPEDVREYPDIVAQALSELRLAGVDGPYSVLLSAEEYTKVSEASDRGYPIREHLRRLVTGEILWAPAIDGAFVLSCRGGDFDLQLGTDVTIGYLSHDADSVQLYLQETLTFLAYTAEASVALLP; the protein is encoded by the coding sequence ATGAACAACCTGTATCGCGAACTCGCCCCGATCACGGATGAGGCGTGGACAGAGATCGAGACCGAGGCCACCCGCACCTTCAAACGCCATATCGCCGGACGCCGGGTGGTCGATGTCAGTGAGCCGGGCGGCCCCTCCAGCGCGGCGGTGAGCACCGGCCACCTGTTGGACGTGGCCGCACCCGCCGACGGCGTCCAGGCGCATCTACGCGAGAGTAAACCGCTTGTACGACTGCGCGTTCCGTTCACCATCAGCCGCTCGGCCATCGACGACGTGGAACGCGGCTCCCAGGACTCCGACTGGGACCCGGTCAAGGTGGCGGCCAAAAAGCTGGCGTTCGCCGAGGACCGCGCCATCTTCGAGGGATATCCCGCCGCCTCGATCGTCGGCATCCGTGAGTCGAGCTCGAATCCCGAACTCAAGCTCCCCGAAGATGTCCGCGAGTACCCCGACATCGTTGCTCAGGCGCTGTCGGAATTGCGTCTGGCCGGTGTCGACGGCCCGTACTCGGTGCTGCTGTCGGCTGAGGAGTACACAAAGGTCAGCGAGGCCTCCGATCGCGGCTACCCGATCCGCGAGCATCTCCGCCGGTTGGTCACCGGGGAAATCCTCTGGGCGCCGGCGATCGATGGTGCGTTCGTGCTGAGCTGCCGCGGCGGCGACTTCGATCTGCAGCTGGGCACCGATGTCACCATCGGCTACCTGTCCCATGACGCCGACAGCGTGCAGCTGTACCTTCAGGAGACCCTGACGTTCCTGGCTTACACCGCCGAGGCCTCGGTCGCACTGCTGCCCTAG
- a CDS encoding Dyp-type peroxidase, which translates to MTDPVPQPVLEPLSSSAIFLVVTVDAGAEQAVHAALPDLSGLAKAIGFRDPARRLSLVTAIGSDAWDRLFSGPRPARLWPFQEVRGERHTAPSTPGDMLFHIRASTMDRCFELATRITATLAGAITVVDEVHGFQYFDNRDLLGFVDGTENPDGEEAASAALVGAEDADFAAGSYVHIQKYLHDMAAWSALPVDEQEKVIGRTKLDDIEFDDAVKPSNSHVALNVIEDDEGNELQILRRNMPFGELGKAEFGTYYIAYSRTPDVTERMLHNMFVGDPPGNTDRILDFSTAVTGGLFFAPSADFLDAPPPLPSQVAAKSTEYQGSLSIGSLKGTSA; encoded by the coding sequence GTGACCGATCCCGTGCCACAGCCTGTTCTGGAACCGCTGTCTTCGTCGGCCATTTTCCTGGTGGTGACTGTCGACGCGGGCGCCGAACAAGCAGTTCACGCTGCATTGCCCGACTTGTCCGGCCTGGCTAAGGCCATCGGATTCCGCGACCCGGCACGGCGATTGTCGCTGGTTACGGCAATCGGCTCGGATGCCTGGGACCGCCTCTTTTCCGGGCCGCGCCCCGCTCGGCTGTGGCCGTTTCAGGAGGTGCGTGGCGAGCGACACACCGCCCCATCGACACCTGGTGACATGCTGTTCCACATCCGTGCGAGCACTATGGACCGCTGCTTCGAGCTGGCCACGCGCATTACGGCCACGCTGGCCGGTGCCATTACCGTGGTGGACGAAGTACACGGCTTTCAGTACTTCGACAACCGGGACCTGCTGGGATTTGTCGACGGCACCGAGAATCCCGATGGTGAGGAAGCCGCGTCGGCAGCCCTCGTCGGCGCCGAGGATGCCGACTTCGCCGCGGGCAGCTACGTGCATATCCAGAAATACCTGCACGATATGGCCGCCTGGAGCGCGTTGCCGGTCGACGAGCAGGAGAAGGTGATCGGGCGTACCAAGCTCGACGACATCGAATTCGACGATGCCGTCAAACCCTCGAATTCACATGTGGCCCTGAATGTCATCGAGGACGACGAGGGCAACGAGCTGCAGATCCTGCGGCGCAACATGCCGTTCGGCGAGCTGGGGAAGGCCGAGTTCGGGACGTACTACATCGCTTACTCACGCACCCCGGATGTCACGGAACGCATGCTGCACAACATGTTTGTCGGGGATCCCCCGGGGAACACCGACCGCATCCTGGACTTCTCGACCGCGGTCACCGGCGGGCTGTTCTTCGCACCGTCCGCGGACTTCCTCGACGCTCCCCCACCGCTGCCCAGCCAGGTAGCCGCGAAATCCACTGAGTACCAAGGGTCCCTATCCATCGGCAGCCTGAAAGGAACGTCGGCATGA
- a CDS encoding M18 family aminopeptidase, translating to MTATASGLCQFIDASPSPFHAVDTVAQRLRQEGFTELFEAQRWPGHSGDYFTVRSGSIVAWRGVDMEDDNAAFRVIGAHTDSPNLRVKANADRVQAGWPMIALEPYGGAWVQTWLDRDLGLSGRVLVRDGDAVRSTLIRIDQPILRVPNLAIHMVSAEERKKWVIDPQWHVNSVWSGGKSFDEFIAGQLGVAAADVLGRDLMAHDLTAAALIGPDESLVSAPRLDNQASCYAGLEAFLAAESSSTIVLALFDHEEIGSVSGHGAHSDLLSTVLERIVLSSNGTREDFLRRAAASLMVSADMAHATHPNYPDRHEPGHQIGVNAGPVIKIHPNVRYATDGRGAAAFALACERAGVPYQRYEHRADMQCGSTIGPFAASRTGIVTVDVGAATLAMHSVRELMGAHDVPMYSDALQAFLELPATS from the coding sequence GTGACCGCGACCGCATCAGGACTGTGCCAATTCATCGACGCCTCACCGTCTCCGTTTCACGCGGTGGACACAGTGGCACAGCGACTCCGTCAGGAAGGCTTCACCGAGCTGTTCGAGGCGCAGCGTTGGCCGGGGCACTCGGGTGACTACTTCACCGTGCGGTCGGGGTCGATCGTGGCCTGGCGCGGTGTCGACATGGAAGACGACAACGCGGCCTTCCGGGTGATCGGCGCGCATACCGATAGCCCGAACCTCCGGGTGAAGGCCAACGCCGATCGCGTGCAGGCGGGTTGGCCCATGATTGCCCTGGAGCCCTATGGCGGGGCATGGGTGCAGACCTGGCTGGACCGCGATCTGGGGCTCTCCGGAAGGGTGCTGGTGCGTGACGGAGATGCGGTGCGGTCCACCCTGATTCGCATCGATCAGCCGATCCTGCGGGTGCCGAATCTGGCGATTCACATGGTCAGCGCCGAGGAGCGTAAGAAATGGGTGATCGACCCGCAGTGGCATGTGAATTCGGTATGGAGCGGCGGGAAGAGCTTCGACGAGTTCATTGCCGGACAGCTGGGGGTCGCCGCGGCCGATGTTCTCGGACGTGATCTCATGGCGCACGACCTGACCGCCGCGGCGCTCATAGGTCCCGACGAGAGCCTGGTCAGTGCCCCGCGTCTGGACAATCAGGCCAGCTGCTACGCCGGGCTGGAGGCGTTCCTTGCCGCCGAGTCCAGCTCGACGATCGTGCTTGCGCTCTTCGACCATGAGGAGATCGGCTCGGTGTCCGGTCACGGCGCCCACTCGGACCTACTGTCGACAGTTCTGGAACGGATCGTGCTGTCCAGCAACGGCACCCGAGAGGACTTCCTGCGGCGTGCGGCCGCCTCGCTCATGGTCTCGGCCGATATGGCGCACGCCACTCACCCCAACTACCCGGATCGGCACGAACCGGGTCACCAGATTGGCGTCAATGCCGGGCCGGTGATCAAGATTCATCCCAACGTTCGGTATGCCACCGATGGCCGGGGTGCGGCAGCATTCGCGCTGGCCTGCGAGCGGGCCGGCGTCCCATATCAGCGGTACGAACATCGGGCGGATATGCAGTGCGGCTCCACCATTGGCCCGTTCGCGGCCTCTCGCACCGGCATCGTCACCGTCGACGTCGGTGCCGCCACGCTGGCCATGCATTCGGTGCGTGAACTGATGGGTGCGCACGACGTTCCGATGTACTCCGATGCGCTGCAAGCGTTTCTGGAGCTGCCCGCTACATCGTGA
- a CDS encoding maleylpyruvate isomerase family mycothiol-dependent enzyme: MTVTIVAKNPVVAALAAEWTALDELGATLTDEQWAAPSVLPGWTVKDVIAHVVGTERLLSGDPIPSTDEAVANLPHVHNPVGVLNERWLAYYRKLPPVAVLNDLRSVTSARLAILEGLSQEQFNAETSTPVGPESYGRFMQIRDFDCWMHELDVRDSLGMPAPADPVAATPALTELINALPFLVGKRAGAPQGSRIRFVLTGIGAQNIDIEIPDRARIVSTLSGAPDVTLTADTCEFARHLGGRASASRDGFALDGDPELGWHIIANLRFTM, from the coding sequence ATGACCGTCACGATCGTCGCCAAGAATCCCGTCGTCGCCGCTCTGGCCGCGGAGTGGACCGCGTTGGACGAGCTCGGCGCCACCTTGACCGATGAGCAATGGGCCGCTCCGTCGGTGCTGCCGGGGTGGACGGTCAAGGATGTCATCGCGCACGTGGTGGGTACCGAACGCCTGCTGTCCGGCGACCCGATCCCAAGCACTGATGAGGCCGTCGCCAATCTCCCACACGTCCACAATCCCGTCGGTGTCCTCAACGAACGGTGGCTGGCCTACTACCGCAAGCTGCCGCCCGTGGCGGTGCTGAACGACTTACGCAGCGTGACCAGCGCGCGCCTTGCCATCCTGGAGGGCCTGTCTCAGGAGCAGTTCAACGCTGAAACATCGACACCGGTGGGGCCGGAAAGCTACGGCCGGTTCATGCAGATCCGTGATTTCGACTGTTGGATGCACGAATTGGATGTGCGTGACAGCCTCGGGATGCCCGCACCGGCAGACCCGGTGGCAGCGACGCCGGCCCTCACCGAGCTGATCAACGCATTGCCGTTCCTGGTCGGAAAGCGAGCGGGTGCACCCCAAGGCAGCCGGATACGTTTCGTGCTCACCGGAATTGGTGCACAGAACATTGATATCGAAATCCCCGACCGGGCCCGCATCGTCTCGACGCTCTCCGGCGCGCCGGACGTGACGCTCACCGCGGACACCTGCGAGTTCGCCCGTCATCTGGGTGGGCGAGCCAGCGCGAGCCGCGACGGATTCGCCCTGGACGGTGATCCGGAACTGGGTTGGCACATCATCGCCAACCTGCGCTTCACGATGTAG
- a CDS encoding DoxX family protein, which translates to MMAETKSFVSSVNAAFAARTPPEKIGLALTAIIVLFLLADAVPKIFGAQFARTATEALGFPPYQTALIGWVLLACTVVFAIPRTAVLGAVGLTAYLGGAVTIDMHEEAWFPVVFAIGFGLLIWAALALRRRELLKVLIGADH; encoded by the coding sequence GTGATGGCCGAGACCAAGAGTTTTGTGTCGAGTGTTAACGCCGCATTCGCGGCCCGGACGCCACCGGAGAAGATTGGTCTCGCGCTGACCGCGATCATCGTGCTGTTCCTGTTGGCCGACGCCGTACCAAAGATCTTCGGGGCGCAGTTCGCGCGTACCGCGACGGAGGCGCTGGGCTTCCCGCCGTATCAGACGGCGCTGATCGGCTGGGTGCTGCTGGCGTGCACTGTCGTGTTCGCCATCCCGCGTACCGCGGTGCTCGGCGCCGTCGGGCTGACGGCCTACCTGGGTGGTGCGGTCACCATCGACATGCACGAGGAGGCGTGGTTCCCGGTCGTCTTCGCGATCGGCTTCGGATTGTTGATCTGGGCGGCCCTGGCGCTGCGCCGGCGCGAGCTGCTGAAGGTGTTGATCGGGGCAGATCACTAG
- the purL gene encoding phosphoribosylformylglycinamidine synthase subunit PurL: MTSRVDTVDNATATPDHPQPFAELGLKDDEYARIREILGRRPTDAELAMYSVMWSEHCSYKSSKVHLRYFGQTTTEEMRSAMLAGIGENAGVVDIGDGWAVTFKVESHNHPSYVEPYQGAATGVGGIVRDIMAMGARPIAVMDQLRFGAADAPDTRRVFDGVVRGIGGYGNSLGLPNIGGETVFDASYAGNPLVNALCAGVLRKEDLHLAFASGTGNKIILFGARTGLDGIGGVSVLASETFGGDEADGASRKKLPSVQVGDPFTEKVLIECCLELYAAHLVVGIQDLGGAGLSCATSELASAGDGGMHIDLDKVPLRATGMTPAEVLSSESQERMCAVVTPENVDAFMAVCRKWDVLATVIGEVTDGDRLRITWHGETVVDVPPRTVAHEGPVYQRPVARPDTQDALIADTAAGLARPATAGELRQTLLDMIGSPHLCSRAFITEQYDRYVRGNTVLAEHADSGVIRVDEQTGRGIALATDASGRYTVLDPYNGARLALAEAYRNVAASGATPVAVTNCLNFGSPEDPGVMWQFSEAVRGLADGCVELGIPVTGGNVSFYNQTGTTPILPTPVVGVLGVIDDVKRRIPTGFGTEPGETLILLGDTADEFDGSIWAQVAHDHLGGTPPKVDLAREQLIAQVLTAASRDGLVSAAHDLSEGGLIQAVIESSLAGETGCRILLPEGADPFVALFSESAGRVLVAVPRTEESRFVAMCEARQLPAVRIGVVDQGSDSVEVQGQFSVTLAELREVHEGVLPGLFG; encoded by the coding sequence GTGACTTCACGGGTTGATACGGTCGACAACGCAACAGCCACCCCCGATCACCCGCAGCCCTTCGCTGAACTAGGGCTCAAGGACGACGAGTACGCCCGCATCCGAGAGATCCTTGGGCGCCGTCCTACGGACGCCGAGCTGGCTATGTATTCGGTGATGTGGAGCGAGCACTGCTCGTACAAGTCCTCCAAGGTGCACCTGCGCTACTTCGGGCAGACCACCACCGAGGAGATGCGCTCGGCGATGCTCGCCGGCATCGGTGAGAACGCCGGAGTGGTGGACATCGGCGATGGCTGGGCGGTCACCTTCAAGGTCGAGTCGCACAACCACCCGTCGTATGTCGAGCCATACCAGGGCGCTGCCACGGGTGTGGGCGGCATTGTTCGCGACATCATGGCCATGGGCGCCCGGCCGATCGCCGTCATGGATCAGCTGCGCTTCGGTGCTGCCGATGCCCCCGACACCCGCCGTGTCTTCGATGGCGTGGTGCGCGGTATCGGCGGCTACGGGAACTCGCTGGGGCTGCCCAACATCGGCGGTGAGACGGTGTTCGATGCCTCCTATGCCGGTAATCCGTTGGTGAACGCGCTGTGTGCAGGCGTGCTGCGCAAGGAAGATCTGCATCTGGCCTTCGCCTCCGGCACCGGCAACAAGATCATCCTGTTCGGCGCACGCACCGGTCTCGACGGTATCGGCGGTGTGTCGGTGCTGGCCTCGGAGACCTTCGGCGGTGACGAGGCCGACGGTGCCTCTCGCAAGAAGCTCCCCAGCGTGCAGGTGGGCGACCCGTTCACCGAGAAGGTGCTCATCGAGTGCTGCCTTGAGCTGTACGCGGCACATCTGGTGGTCGGCATCCAGGACCTCGGTGGTGCCGGACTATCCTGCGCCACATCGGAACTGGCTTCGGCCGGGGACGGCGGCATGCACATCGATCTGGATAAGGTGCCGCTGCGCGCGACCGGAATGACACCGGCTGAGGTGCTCTCCAGCGAGTCTCAGGAGCGCATGTGCGCGGTGGTGACCCCGGAGAACGTAGATGCCTTCATGGCCGTGTGCCGTAAGTGGGATGTGCTGGCCACCGTCATCGGTGAGGTGACCGATGGTGACCGGCTGCGGATCACCTGGCACGGCGAGACCGTTGTCGATGTGCCGCCGCGGACCGTTGCTCACGAGGGCCCCGTCTACCAGCGCCCGGTGGCCCGGCCCGACACCCAGGACGCGCTGATCGCAGACACTGCAGCAGGTTTGGCGCGCCCGGCCACAGCCGGGGAGCTGCGGCAGACGCTGCTGGACATGATCGGCAGCCCGCACCTGTGCAGCCGTGCCTTCATCACCGAGCAGTACGACCGGTACGTGCGCGGAAACACCGTGCTCGCCGAGCATGCCGACTCCGGCGTGATCCGGGTGGACGAGCAGACCGGGCGTGGAATCGCCTTGGCCACGGATGCTTCCGGTCGGTACACGGTGCTCGATCCCTACAACGGCGCCCGCTTGGCGCTCGCTGAGGCGTACCGCAATGTGGCGGCCTCCGGTGCGACCCCCGTCGCCGTGACCAACTGCCTGAACTTCGGCTCCCCGGAGGACCCGGGCGTCATGTGGCAGTTCTCCGAGGCGGTCCGCGGTCTCGCCGATGGCTGTGTGGAACTGGGCATCCCGGTCACGGGTGGCAACGTCAGCTTCTACAACCAGACCGGCACCACCCCCATCCTGCCCACTCCGGTGGTCGGGGTACTGGGCGTTATCGACGACGTAAAACGGCGTATCCCTACGGGATTCGGCACCGAACCCGGAGAAACGCTGATCCTGCTGGGCGACACCGCCGACGAGTTCGACGGCTCCATCTGGGCGCAGGTGGCACACGATCACCTGGGTGGCACCCCGCCGAAGGTCGACCTGGCCCGCGAGCAGCTGATTGCCCAGGTTCTCACCGCCGCGTCGCGGGACGGGCTGGTGTCCGCCGCTCACGACCTGTCCGAGGGCGGGCTCATCCAGGCCGTCATCGAGTCGTCGCTTGCCGGCGAAACTGGTTGCCGCATCTTGCTTCCCGAGGGGGCCGATCCCTTCGTGGCGTTGTTCTCCGAGTCTGCCGGGCGGGTGCTGGTCGCGGTGCCGCGTACCGAGGAGAGCAGATTCGTCGCGATGTGTGAGGCGCGGCAGTTGCCCGCGGTGCGTATAGGCGTTGTCGATCAGGGTTCGGATTCCGTTGAGGTGCAGGGCCAGTTCTCGGTGACGCTGGCCGAGCTGCGCGAAGTCCATGAAGGTGTTTTGCCCGGATTGTTCGGATGA
- a CDS encoding alpha/beta hydrolase encodes MSETPGVPVTTSTVDPDDWIGRSWLAFQELEDHLEDRHPLVAWAWNLVRLDFSGIAFGALFFCLSLTPSLMPRTWLFQGLIGGATAAIGYGIGVALSKLVLRFWLRHQKWWPLRDRVMVTAKLGVVLLSAVCSLAMIVPAARWQRQIAALMETQGPTTIEYSKSFLVSIAVGALFISVARVLRDLVRLLARFLIRRLRLSQEVSLLIGTAIVAVLTIMLFNGVLVRGFFSAANASFGPHNDTTRAGVEQPTQPERSGSPASLASWESLGYEGRNFVSGGLHADELAKVNGRQAKEPIRVYAGLETADTAEERADILVRELERTKAFERKALIIVPTTGTGWVTPAAARGIELMYNGDTAIVATQYSFLPSWISFLADKKKALASGRLLVDTVQKRWAQQPQGHRPKLLIYGESLGSFAGQGAFDGLGDIRAAGVDGVLWTGPPNFSQIWNELVSKRDRGTLEALPVYDSGFTARFAIGPDIDALARPPWQNPRVLFVQHPSDPVTWWSTDLLFSQPDWLKEAPVGDRSVAMRWYPIVTFWQVAADLANAVGVPDGHGHNYGISSVNGWAAIAPPDGWTPQDTERIRKALVDTASLDGPDT; translated from the coding sequence ATGAGCGAGACTCCTGGAGTCCCGGTCACGACGAGCACCGTCGATCCCGATGATTGGATCGGCCGCAGTTGGCTGGCGTTCCAGGAGTTAGAGGATCATCTCGAGGACCGGCACCCCTTGGTGGCCTGGGCATGGAATCTGGTGCGGCTGGACTTCAGTGGAATCGCCTTCGGTGCCTTGTTCTTCTGCTTGTCGCTTACTCCGTCGCTGATGCCGCGTACCTGGCTGTTCCAGGGTCTGATTGGCGGAGCCACCGCGGCCATCGGCTACGGCATCGGTGTCGCGCTTTCGAAACTGGTGCTGCGTTTTTGGCTCCGTCACCAGAAATGGTGGCCGCTGCGTGATCGGGTGATGGTGACCGCCAAGCTCGGGGTGGTGCTGCTCTCGGCGGTGTGCTCGCTGGCGATGATCGTGCCCGCCGCACGCTGGCAACGCCAGATCGCGGCGCTCATGGAGACTCAAGGGCCGACGACAATTGAGTACTCAAAATCGTTCCTCGTCTCGATTGCCGTTGGTGCACTGTTTATTTCGGTGGCGCGAGTCTTGCGTGACCTGGTTCGGCTGTTGGCCCGGTTCCTCATCCGGCGGCTGCGGCTGAGCCAGGAGGTATCACTTCTCATCGGTACCGCCATCGTCGCGGTGCTGACCATCATGTTGTTCAACGGTGTGCTGGTACGTGGCTTCTTCTCCGCGGCCAATGCCTCATTCGGTCCACATAACGACACCACCCGTGCCGGGGTGGAACAGCCCACGCAGCCGGAGCGTTCCGGAAGTCCGGCGTCGCTGGCCTCGTGGGAGAGCCTCGGTTATGAGGGACGCAACTTCGTCTCAGGTGGCTTACATGCCGATGAGCTGGCCAAGGTGAACGGTCGCCAGGCCAAGGAACCCATCAGGGTTTACGCGGGCCTGGAGACCGCCGACACCGCCGAGGAACGCGCCGACATCCTGGTGCGGGAACTGGAGCGCACCAAGGCTTTCGAGCGCAAGGCGCTGATCATCGTCCCGACCACTGGAACCGGATGGGTGACGCCGGCCGCCGCGCGCGGTATCGAGCTCATGTACAACGGCGACACCGCGATCGTGGCCACCCAGTACTCCTTCCTGCCCAGTTGGATCTCGTTCCTGGCAGACAAGAAGAAGGCGCTGGCCTCGGGCAGGCTCTTGGTCGACACTGTTCAGAAACGGTGGGCGCAGCAGCCGCAGGGGCATCGACCCAAGCTGCTCATCTACGGCGAAAGCCTGGGATCGTTTGCGGGACAAGGTGCGTTCGATGGCCTCGGCGATATCCGTGCGGCCGGCGTCGACGGTGTGTTGTGGACCGGTCCGCCGAATTTCAGCCAGATCTGGAATGAGCTGGTGTCCAAGCGTGACCGGGGCACGTTGGAAGCTCTCCCGGTCTACGACAGCGGATTCACGGCGCGTTTCGCGATAGGCCCCGATATCGACGCGCTGGCCAGGCCACCGTGGCAGAACCCTCGGGTGCTTTTCGTGCAGCATCCGTCAGACCCGGTGACCTGGTGGTCCACGGATCTGCTTTTCAGCCAACCGGATTGGCTCAAGGAGGCGCCGGTAGGGGATCGGTCTGTTGCCATGCGCTGGTACCCCATCGTCACCTTCTGGCAGGTGGCCGCCGACCTGGCCAACGCCGTCGGTGTGCCCGATGGGCACGGACACAATTACGGCATCTCATCGGTGAACGGCTGGGCGGCGATTGCCCCGCCCGACGGCTGGACCCCACAGGACACCGAACGCATCCGGAAGGCTCTGGTCGACACCGCGTCGCTCGACGGCCCCGATACGTGA
- a CDS encoding CPBP family intramembrane glutamic endopeptidase: MARFRVLILAMALVVWPTALERVPQRWRPLIGAGASSVLAAVAGIPLGLRQHPLAAGLRLGGVVASVVAAAVGVSPALEPVRTSMRERDIGLHPAAWLGLHIPVGTVWSEELGFRGVLQPMATGAFGRGLGGVVQAVAFGLAHIRPARAAGDSILGTVLVTGMFGWLLGWLRERSGSVAAPMLTHLALNEAGAVATLYVSRPNVGLGRESASN; the protein is encoded by the coding sequence ATCGCCCGATTCAGGGTGCTCATTCTGGCCATGGCGCTCGTGGTTTGGCCGACGGCCCTGGAACGGGTCCCGCAACGTTGGCGGCCGCTGATCGGGGCGGGCGCCAGCTCGGTGCTCGCGGCCGTCGCGGGCATCCCGCTGGGGCTTCGACAACATCCACTGGCGGCCGGATTGCGGCTCGGTGGCGTGGTCGCCTCGGTGGTGGCCGCCGCCGTCGGTGTCTCTCCGGCGCTGGAACCGGTGCGCACGTCCATGCGGGAGCGGGATATCGGCCTGCATCCCGCGGCCTGGCTGGGTCTGCACATTCCGGTGGGCACGGTGTGGTCGGAGGAACTCGGCTTCCGCGGGGTGCTGCAGCCGATGGCCACCGGGGCCTTCGGCCGCGGGCTGGGCGGTGTGGTCCAGGCAGTGGCCTTTGGACTGGCTCATATCCGGCCTGCTCGCGCAGCGGGAGATTCCATCCTGGGAACGGTGCTGGTCACCGGAATGTTCGGCTGGCTGTTGGGCTGGCTACGCGAGCGATCGGGGAGCGTGGCGGCGCCCATGCTCACCCACCTGGCGCTCAACGAGGCGGGCGCGGTGGCAACCCTGTACGTTTCCCGGCCGAATGTCGGGTTGGGGCGAGAAAGTGCGAGCAACTGA
- a CDS encoding sterol carrier family protein: MPARPPDASSTRAAVLAIADWLRDAHAPEPERAVLADAVRFTARTLAADAPGASVEVRVPPFVAVQCISGPRHTRGTPPNVVETTPRTWLLLATGLLTLDVATADRTVTVSGSRAAEIADWLPLVPLG, translated from the coding sequence ATGCCAGCTCGCCCGCCCGACGCGTCCTCGACGCGGGCGGCAGTACTCGCGATCGCGGACTGGCTGCGTGATGCGCACGCGCCCGAGCCGGAACGCGCGGTACTCGCCGACGCCGTCCGATTCACCGCCCGAACTCTCGCCGCAGATGCTCCCGGGGCGTCCGTAGAAGTACGGGTGCCGCCCTTTGTTGCAGTGCAATGCATCTCGGGTCCGCGTCATACCCGCGGTACCCCGCCCAACGTGGTGGAGACCACCCCGCGTACCTGGCTGCTCTTGGCGACGGGTCTGCTGACGTTGGACGTGGCCACCGCCGACCGCACCGTCACGGTGTCCGGATCACGGGCCGCCGAGATCGCGGACTGGCTGCCGTTGGTGCCGCTCGGCTAG